A genomic segment from Stenotrophomonas maltophilia encodes:
- a CDS encoding PepSY domain-containing protein: protein MLATLPLLLALANAPIAAAPVQDPAQQVARRAVQQGRYVPLESVVRDALKRYPGQLLEVELDDGVYEVEILRGDGVVVELDYDARSGKLLKTELDD from the coding sequence ATGCTCGCCACCCTGCCCCTGCTGCTGGCCCTGGCCAACGCCCCGATCGCCGCCGCGCCCGTACAGGACCCGGCGCAACAGGTCGCGCGCCGTGCCGTGCAACAGGGCCGCTACGTACCGCTGGAAAGCGTGGTCCGCGACGCACTCAAGCGCTACCCGGGCCAGTTGCTGGAAGTGGAGCTGGACGACGGCGTCTACGAAGTGGAGATCCTGCGCGGCGACGGCGTGGTGGTGGAGCTGGACTATGATGCGCGCAGCGGAAAGCTGCTGAAGACGGAGCTAGACGATTGA
- a CDS encoding NAD-dependent dehydratase, with protein MRVMLLGATGLVGGLALPMLLDDPRCRAVVAPTRRALTLAHPKLYAPLLQFDALPEAPDWAQVDTVICALGSTMAQAGSREAFHRIDHDYPLAFARLARGQGARAFVLNSAAGANAGSAIFYNRVKGELERDLRALEFASLTLVRPGLIGGQRQQVRRGERFALTVLGVLGPVLPRAWRINPASEIAKALVDAALAPQPGEHVVASSALAG; from the coding sequence ATGCGCGTGATGTTGCTGGGGGCAACCGGGCTGGTCGGCGGGCTGGCCCTGCCGATGCTGCTGGACGACCCGCGCTGCCGTGCCGTGGTGGCCCCGACCCGACGGGCGCTGACCCTGGCCCACCCGAAGCTGTACGCCCCGCTGCTGCAGTTCGACGCCCTGCCGGAGGCGCCCGACTGGGCGCAGGTCGATACGGTGATCTGCGCGCTGGGCAGCACGATGGCCCAGGCGGGGAGCCGTGAGGCCTTCCATCGCATCGACCATGACTACCCGCTCGCATTTGCGCGGCTGGCACGCGGCCAGGGTGCGCGCGCCTTCGTACTGAATTCGGCAGCAGGGGCCAATGCAGGCTCCGCGATCTTCTACAACCGGGTGAAGGGTGAACTGGAGCGCGATCTGCGCGCGCTCGAATTTGCTTCGCTCACTCTGGTGCGGCCCGGCCTGATTGGCGGGCAGCGGCAGCAGGTACGCCGTGGCGAGCGTTTCGCACTGACGGTACTCGGCGTGCTGGGGCCGGTACTGCCGCGGGCGTGGCGGATCAACCCGGCCAGCGAGATCGCCAAGGCACTGGTGGATGCCGCGCTGGCCCCGCAACCGGGTGAGCACGTGGTGGCATCGAGCGCACTGGCCGGCTGA
- a CDS encoding helix-turn-helix transcriptional regulator: protein MSRALRLTQLQQLLRRHRRPVAGQVLAEALGISLRTLYRDIETLREQGADLRGEAGVGYQLAPSDTLPPMTLPPAEIDALVLGLRWVAARTEPALAEAARDALARIAHVLPAARREALRDSGLRVGPSRAGSKVPPARLQAVREAVGSQQRLKFGYEDAQGRRSERIVWPFALGYFDEVPMLAAWCESREDFRHFRLDRIRQVRALEDHYLVPRATLLRRWQKAQGIAPDWLDRL from the coding sequence ATGTCGCGTGCGCTGCGCCTGACACAGCTTCAACAGCTGCTGCGCCGCCATCGGCGGCCGGTCGCGGGGCAGGTGCTGGCCGAAGCGCTGGGCATCAGCCTGCGCACGCTGTACCGCGATATCGAGACCCTGCGCGAGCAGGGCGCCGACCTGCGTGGTGAGGCTGGCGTCGGCTACCAGCTGGCACCGAGCGATACCCTGCCGCCGATGACCCTGCCACCCGCCGAGATCGATGCACTGGTGCTGGGCCTGCGTTGGGTTGCGGCGCGCACCGAGCCTGCGCTGGCCGAGGCCGCACGTGATGCCCTGGCGCGCATCGCGCATGTATTGCCTGCCGCGCGTCGCGAAGCGCTGCGTGACAGTGGTCTGCGCGTTGGCCCTTCGCGCGCTGGGAGCAAGGTTCCCCCCGCGCGTCTGCAGGCCGTGCGTGAGGCTGTGGGTTCACAGCAGCGCCTGAAGTTCGGCTACGAGGATGCGCAAGGCCGGCGCAGCGAGCGCATTGTATGGCCGTTCGCGCTGGGCTACTTCGACGAAGTGCCGATGCTGGCGGCGTGGTGCGAGAGCCGCGAGGATTTCCGTCATTTCCGACTGGACCGCATCCGCCAGGTGCGCGCGCTGGAGGATCACTACCTCGTGCCTCGTGCCACGCTGCTGCGGCGCTGGCAGAAGGCGCAGGGCATTGCGCCGGACTGGCTGGATCGTTTGTAG
- a CDS encoding DUF808 domain-containing protein — MAGASLFALLDDIASLLDDVSVLTKVAAKKTAGVLGDDLALNAQQVTGVNANRELPVVWAVAKGSLVNKVILVPAALAISALEAWLHSRGWNVPLIVPLMMIGGAFLCFEGVEKLAHRFLHSSDDDAERQTERRKALADAQVDMVAWEKDKVKGAIRTDFILSAEIIVLTLGVVAAAPFTNQILTLSVVALAMTVFVYGLVAGIVKLDDVGLYLSRKGGAIAAFGRGLVASAPWLMKFLSVAGTIAMFLVGGGILVHNVPALHHAVQALGGEGQWGWLIGAAANMVVGIIAGAIVLAAVTGFQKLRGK; from the coding sequence ATGGCCGGTGCCAGCCTGTTCGCCCTGCTCGACGATATCGCCTCCCTGCTCGACGATGTCTCGGTGCTGACCAAAGTCGCGGCGAAGAAGACCGCGGGCGTGCTGGGCGACGACCTGGCGCTGAATGCGCAGCAGGTCACCGGGGTCAACGCCAACCGCGAGCTGCCGGTGGTGTGGGCGGTGGCCAAGGGCTCGCTGGTCAACAAGGTCATCCTGGTGCCGGCGGCCCTGGCGATCAGTGCGCTGGAGGCGTGGTTGCACAGCCGCGGCTGGAACGTGCCGCTGATCGTGCCGCTGATGATGATCGGTGGTGCCTTCCTGTGCTTTGAAGGCGTGGAGAAGCTGGCGCACCGCTTCCTGCACTCCTCCGACGACGATGCCGAGCGCCAGACCGAACGCCGCAAGGCGCTGGCCGATGCGCAGGTGGACATGGTTGCGTGGGAGAAGGACAAGGTGAAGGGTGCGATCCGCACCGACTTCATCCTTTCGGCCGAGATCATCGTGCTGACCCTGGGCGTAGTCGCCGCCGCGCCGTTCACCAACCAGATCCTCACCCTGAGCGTGGTTGCGCTGGCCATGACCGTGTTCGTCTACGGACTGGTGGCAGGCATCGTCAAGCTCGATGACGTTGGCCTGTATCTGTCGCGCAAGGGCGGTGCCATTGCCGCCTTCGGTCGCGGCTTGGTGGCGTCGGCGCCGTGGCTGATGAAGTTCCTGTCGGTAGCCGGCACCATCGCCATGTTCCTGGTCGGCGGCGGCATCCTGGTGCACAACGTGCCGGCGCTGCACCACGCGGTGCAGGCGCTGGGCGGCGAGGGGCAGTGGGGCTGGCTGATCGGTGCTGCGGCCAACATGGTGGTCGGCATCATCGCCGGCGCCATCGTGCTGGCGGCGGTGACCGGGTTCCAGAAGCTGCGCGGTAAGTAA
- a CDS encoding PepSY domain-containing protein, translating to MLKSLTLATLAALAIAPAVQAAPLGMAQVEQTLRKAGYTQIHEIERDDGLWEADVSRADGRFSEVYVDPKTGEIFDERSGRTLLTTEQVLARAQAHGLREIHSLERDGATWSLEARNARNQKVEVRLSGYDGRILHSERDGWLD from the coding sequence ATGTTGAAGTCCCTCACCCTCGCCACCCTTGCTGCGCTGGCCATCGCACCGGCCGTACAGGCCGCACCGCTGGGCATGGCCCAGGTCGAACAGACCCTGCGCAAGGCCGGCTACACCCAGATCCACGAGATCGAACGCGATGACGGCCTGTGGGAAGCCGACGTGAGCCGCGCTGATGGCCGCTTCAGCGAGGTCTACGTGGACCCGAAGACCGGCGAGATCTTCGATGAGCGCAGCGGCCGCACGCTGCTGACCACCGAGCAGGTACTGGCTCGTGCACAGGCGCATGGCCTGCGCGAAATCCATTCGCTGGAACGCGATGGTGCGACCTGGTCGCTGGAAGCGCGCAATGCCCGCAACCAGAAGGTGGAAGTGCGCCTGAGTGGCTATGACGGCCGTATCCTGCACAGCGAGCGTGACGGTTGGCTGGATTGA
- a CDS encoding phosphoglycerol transferase I, with amino-acid sequence MLWILLLSLLLLCWLFLASDKWVWWKAGAFSVLLLTLSAWWLIDKLSGDGLNAATLYHLGADMEGAGVSDFKGYIAGFIVLALVSLLPLFATRVKRWRRPGHGGALFAGFAAVWVATIMISPLARDGQRLYQQLRPVDFARIAPEYQVPTQPLQRPRNIVWIYGESLERTYLDEAVFPGLMPNLNRLASKSLDVRALASAEGSGWTIAGLVSSMCGVPLTTSQGDENSMDRMGSFLPKAVCLGDYLKQQGYTNHYLGGANGQFAGKGQFLASHGFDEVHDLAWFKQQKKIGRIHYSAWGVHDDVLLDTAYQRFEQLSRAGSPFMLTTLTMDTHHPAGHLPVSCKGERYQSQYGNINMLNALKCSDRLISQLVQRIQASPYGKDTLIVIASDHLAMPNDLTHILTRQKRENLLLFLGDGIAPQQLSADAGTTLDSGATLLSLLDPNLKTMGFGRSLIDSQRAPSASVATQRDGGRDYPQYLAFARSLWLGEPTRELKIDGDDQVVVGLQHVQPPVLLEYDKDWGLKSVYLENTSRQFDDANPDNTLAYVDRCTAFEDGSADGDWCALLVNRDNGIKLYRDNDLRGGIAVDAPLDALQGPRPSVRQAHMITQKGRRTRAGQYMLQLVASTRPDRGFWIEAVSSQRKVVLAQQWVQPDANGKINVSFGLDHEVDDLEIRAWLNHAEKLAVDTFALVPSRSRPRG; translated from the coding sequence ATGCTCTGGATACTGCTGCTGTCGTTGTTGCTGCTGTGCTGGTTGTTCCTCGCGTCCGACAAGTGGGTGTGGTGGAAGGCCGGTGCGTTCTCGGTGCTGCTGCTGACGCTCAGCGCGTGGTGGCTGATCGACAAGTTGTCCGGTGATGGGCTCAATGCCGCCACCCTGTACCACCTCGGCGCCGACATGGAAGGCGCCGGTGTCTCCGATTTCAAGGGATATATCGCCGGCTTCATCGTGCTCGCGCTGGTCTCGCTGCTGCCGCTGTTCGCCACACGGGTGAAGCGCTGGCGCCGGCCCGGCCACGGTGGCGCGTTGTTCGCCGGTTTCGCGGCCGTGTGGGTGGCCACGATCATGATCAGCCCGCTTGCCCGCGACGGCCAACGCCTGTACCAGCAGCTGCGCCCGGTCGACTTCGCCCGCATCGCCCCCGAGTACCAGGTGCCGACGCAGCCGCTACAGCGCCCGCGCAACATCGTCTGGATCTACGGCGAAAGCCTGGAACGCACCTATCTGGACGAGGCCGTGTTTCCCGGCCTGATGCCCAACCTCAACCGCCTGGCGTCCAAGTCGCTGGACGTACGTGCCCTGGCTTCGGCCGAGGGCAGCGGCTGGACCATCGCCGGGCTGGTCTCGTCGATGTGCGGCGTGCCGCTGACCACCTCGCAGGGCGATGAGAACAGCATGGACCGCATGGGCAGCTTCCTGCCCAAGGCGGTCTGCCTGGGCGACTACCTCAAGCAGCAGGGCTACACCAACCACTATCTGGGTGGTGCCAACGGCCAGTTCGCCGGCAAGGGCCAGTTCCTGGCCAGCCATGGTTTCGATGAAGTGCATGACCTGGCGTGGTTCAAGCAGCAGAAGAAGATCGGCCGCATCCACTACTCGGCCTGGGGCGTGCACGACGATGTGCTGCTGGATACCGCCTACCAGCGCTTCGAGCAGCTCTCGCGCGCCGGATCGCCGTTCATGCTGACCACGCTGACCATGGACACGCACCACCCGGCGGGCCACCTGCCGGTGTCGTGCAAGGGCGAGCGCTACCAGAGCCAGTACGGCAACATCAACATGCTCAACGCGCTCAAGTGCAGCGACCGGCTGATCTCGCAGCTGGTGCAGCGCATCCAGGCTAGCCCGTACGGCAAGGACACGCTGATCGTGATCGCCTCCGACCACCTGGCGATGCCCAACGATCTGACCCACATCCTGACCCGGCAGAAGCGCGAGAACCTGCTGCTGTTCCTCGGCGATGGCATTGCCCCGCAGCAGCTCAGCGCCGACGCCGGCACCACCCTGGATTCGGGTGCGACCCTGCTCAGCCTGCTGGACCCGAACCTGAAGACGATGGGCTTCGGCCGTTCGCTGATCGACAGCCAGCGCGCGCCCAGCGCCAGCGTGGCAACCCAGCGCGATGGTGGCCGTGACTATCCGCAGTACCTGGCCTTCGCGCGTTCACTGTGGCTGGGCGAACCGACCCGCGAGCTGAAGATCGATGGTGATGACCAGGTGGTGGTCGGCCTGCAGCACGTGCAGCCACCGGTACTGCTGGAGTACGACAAGGACTGGGGGTTGAAGTCGGTGTACCTGGAGAACACCTCGCGCCAGTTCGATGATGCCAATCCGGACAACACCCTGGCCTACGTCGACCGCTGCACCGCATTCGAGGATGGCTCGGCCGACGGCGACTGGTGCGCCCTCCTCGTCAACCGCGACAACGGCATCAAGCTGTACCGCGACAACGACCTGCGCGGCGGAATCGCGGTGGATGCACCGCTGGATGCGCTGCAGGGCCCGCGCCCGAGCGTGCGCCAGGCGCACATGATCACCCAGAAGGGACGCCGCACCCGTGCCGGCCAGTACATGCTGCAGCTGGTGGCGAGCACGCGCCCGGATCGCGGTTTCTGGATCGAAGCGGTTTCCTCGCAGCGCAAGGTGGTGCTGGCCCAGCAATGGGTGCAGCCCGATGCCAACGGCAAGATCAACGTGTCGTTCGGGCTGGACCACGAAGTGGATGATCTGGAGATCCGCGCGTGGTTGAACCACGCCGAGAAGCTGGCGGTGGATACGTTCGCACTGGTGCCCTCGCGCAGCCGACCACGAGGATAG
- a CDS encoding NAD(P)/FAD-dependent oxidoreductase, which translates to MDLKSGYPWWAVRNGLIHAFPPLQQDLRCDVLVVGGGITGALIADELSHNGHDIAVIEQRDIGWGSTAASTALLQYEIDTHLLELTERYGQDAAARAYRACAEAIPALAEVARGVKDVDFQRMDSLYLASRHRDVPRLMAEGEARRSIGLDARWLGPEALQERFDVNAGGALLTRQAARVDPYRLTYGLLQRVRRRGGNVHDRTVLHTLTPTARGVSAVTEGGATIHARHVVLAMGYANQAWLQQRVARNRSSYAFITDPIDADVLGRLRNTMVWESARPYLYLRATGDRRLLVGGLDDAIDIPARRDRRVQRKADTLMKQLLHWFPRLDPVPAFSWAGTFAETADGLPFFGPHAQWGPRVHFAMAYGGNGITYSMIGAQLLRARIERRRHALEGLFGFGRL; encoded by the coding sequence ATGGACCTGAAGAGCGGTTACCCCTGGTGGGCGGTACGCAACGGCCTGATCCATGCCTTCCCGCCGCTGCAGCAGGACCTGCGCTGCGACGTGCTGGTGGTCGGCGGCGGCATCACCGGTGCGCTGATCGCAGACGAGCTGTCCCATAACGGCCACGACATTGCGGTGATCGAACAGCGCGACATCGGCTGGGGCAGCACCGCCGCCAGCACCGCGCTGCTGCAGTACGAGATCGATACCCATCTGCTGGAACTGACCGAGCGCTACGGTCAGGACGCCGCTGCACGGGCGTACCGGGCCTGTGCGGAGGCAATCCCGGCCCTGGCCGAGGTGGCGCGCGGGGTGAAGGACGTGGATTTCCAGCGCATGGACAGCCTGTACCTGGCCAGCCGCCATCGCGACGTGCCGCGCCTGATGGCCGAAGGCGAGGCGCGGCGCAGCATCGGCCTGGATGCCCGTTGGCTGGGCCCGGAGGCACTGCAGGAACGCTTCGACGTGAACGCTGGTGGTGCCCTGCTGACCCGGCAGGCCGCGCGGGTCGATCCCTACCGCCTGACCTATGGGTTGCTGCAACGCGTGCGCCGGCGCGGTGGCAATGTGCATGACCGCACGGTGCTGCACACGCTGACACCCACCGCGCGCGGCGTGAGCGCGGTCACCGAGGGCGGCGCTACCATCCATGCCCGCCACGTGGTGCTGGCAATGGGCTATGCCAACCAGGCGTGGCTGCAGCAGCGCGTCGCACGCAACCGCAGCAGTTATGCCTTCATCACCGATCCCATCGATGCGGACGTGCTCGGCCGGCTGCGCAACACGATGGTGTGGGAGAGCGCACGCCCGTACCTGTACCTGCGCGCCACCGGCGACCGTCGCCTGCTGGTGGGTGGGTTGGACGATGCCATTGATATCCCGGCCCGGCGCGACCGGCGCGTACAGCGCAAGGCCGACACGCTGATGAAACAGCTGCTGCATTGGTTCCCGCGGTTGGACCCGGTGCCGGCCTTCTCCTGGGCCGGGACCTTCGCCGAAACCGCCGACGGCCTGCCGTTCTTCGGCCCCCACGCGCAGTGGGGCCCGCGGGTGCATTTCGCCATGGCCTACGGCGGCAACGGCATCACCTATTCGATGATCGGCGCCCAGCTGCTGCGGGCCCGGATCGAGCGGCGCAGGCATGCGCTGGAAGGGCTGTTCGGGTTCGGCCGGTTGTGA
- a CDS encoding lipocalin family protein, protein MTEHPPLKTVADLKLPRYLGTWYEIARLPMRHEPEGCTDVSAHYTLLDNGNVGVTNRCRMDGEIEEATGEACAVDNDSARLEVSFLPKGLRWLPFAKGDYWVIQVAPDYSVSLVGSPDRKYLWLLAREPRLDATVQDHYLAAARLQGFDLSELIQTPHTGQPTA, encoded by the coding sequence ATGACCGAGCACCCGCCGCTGAAGACCGTCGCCGACCTCAAGCTGCCCCGCTACCTGGGCACCTGGTACGAGATCGCGCGCCTGCCGATGCGCCACGAGCCGGAGGGCTGCACCGACGTGTCGGCGCACTACACCCTGCTCGACAACGGCAACGTCGGCGTCACCAACCGCTGCCGCATGGACGGCGAGATCGAGGAAGCCACTGGCGAGGCCTGCGCCGTCGACAACGACAGCGCGCGCCTGGAAGTGAGTTTCCTGCCCAAGGGCCTGCGCTGGTTGCCGTTCGCCAAGGGCGACTACTGGGTGATCCAGGTTGCCCCGGACTACAGCGTCTCGCTGGTCGGCAGCCCGGATCGCAAGTACCTGTGGCTGCTGGCGCGCGAGCCACGCCTGGACGCGACCGTGCAGGATCATTATCTGGCGGCCGCCCGCCTGCAGGGCTTCGATCTGTCCGAACTGATCCAGACCCCACATACCGGCCAGCCCACGGCCTGA
- a CDS encoding GGDEF domain-containing protein, whose protein sequence is MTDQPDHRPAPGTALGPPARVRAVVDDGLGDRVVLQGGGGVALQQLFAGADAPEPLLAAFANGMATLPGELGDMGDRLQSAQASADWPRYGRAMRQLIDKYIRTIEQHSPDGQPESLRLSEQLRLLLGGAVVALLQHDPDLREQAQALAMNLRQWQPGTALEPIEQGVRELGHQVGVRAESWQEQQALLLELFALLLENVSELLDDRSWLQGQIAAVRQLLDGPLEAEAVERTRAELREVIYKQGLLRQGIDDSKAAMRGLMGEFIERMDGMATSTGEYHDRIGSYALQLREARSIADLNQLLQDVMRDTGKVQQQAAQARDHLANARQEVERAEQRIAELEQELRAAGDLARIDPLTQALNRRGLDELLQRELARAARNNSPLGVAVIDLDDFHQTNDAHGHAGGDALLQHLVAVCKLLLRATDGIARLGGDEFVLVLPETQGADSMATVQRLQRSLAHRVLTVQDRRVPVHFSAGLAQWQPGDDIETLLRRADDALYAAKRQGKNRVQAG, encoded by the coding sequence ATGACGGACCAGCCCGACCACCGCCCTGCCCCCGGTACCGCCCTTGGGCCGCCGGCACGCGTGCGCGCGGTGGTGGACGATGGGCTGGGCGACCGCGTGGTGTTGCAGGGTGGCGGTGGCGTGGCCCTGCAGCAGCTGTTCGCCGGCGCCGATGCGCCGGAGCCGCTGCTGGCGGCGTTCGCCAACGGCATGGCCACCCTGCCCGGCGAGCTGGGCGACATGGGCGACCGCCTGCAATCGGCGCAGGCCAGTGCCGATTGGCCGCGCTACGGGCGCGCGATGCGGCAGTTGATCGACAAGTACATCCGCACCATCGAACAGCATTCCCCGGATGGGCAGCCGGAAAGCCTGCGCTTGTCCGAGCAGCTGCGGCTGCTGCTGGGCGGCGCCGTGGTGGCCCTGCTGCAGCACGACCCAGATCTGCGCGAACAAGCGCAGGCACTGGCCATGAACCTGCGCCAGTGGCAGCCCGGTACGGCGCTGGAACCGATCGAACAGGGCGTGCGCGAACTTGGCCACCAGGTCGGCGTGCGCGCCGAGAGCTGGCAGGAGCAGCAGGCCTTGCTGCTGGAGCTGTTCGCGTTGCTGCTGGAGAACGTGAGCGAGCTGCTGGATGACCGCAGCTGGCTGCAGGGCCAGATCGCGGCGGTACGCCAGCTGCTGGACGGGCCGCTGGAAGCCGAGGCGGTCGAGCGCACCCGCGCCGAACTGCGCGAAGTGATCTACAAGCAGGGCCTGCTGCGCCAGGGCATCGACGACTCGAAGGCGGCGATGCGCGGGTTGATGGGCGAGTTCATCGAGCGCATGGACGGCATGGCCACCAGCACCGGTGAGTACCATGACCGTATCGGCAGTTACGCGCTGCAGCTGCGTGAGGCGCGCAGCATCGCCGACCTCAACCAGCTGCTGCAGGACGTGATGCGCGACACCGGCAAGGTGCAGCAGCAGGCCGCACAGGCCCGCGACCACCTGGCCAACGCGCGGCAGGAAGTGGAACGTGCAGAGCAGCGCATTGCCGAGCTGGAGCAGGAACTGCGTGCCGCCGGTGACCTGGCACGCATCGATCCGCTGACCCAGGCGCTGAACCGACGTGGCCTGGACGAACTGCTGCAGCGCGAGCTGGCCCGCGCCGCACGCAACAACTCGCCGCTGGGCGTGGCGGTGATCGACCTTGATGATTTCCATCAGACCAACGATGCGCACGGCCACGCCGGTGGCGATGCGCTGCTTCAACACCTGGTGGCCGTGTGCAAGCTGCTGCTGCGCGCCACCGACGGCATCGCACGCCTGGGCGGCGACGAGTTCGTCCTGGTGCTGCCGGAAACCCAGGGCGCCGACAGCATGGCCACCGTGCAGCGCCTGCAGCGTTCACTGGCGCATCGCGTGCTGACCGTACAGGACCGCCGCGTGCCCGTGCATTTCAGCGCCGGGCTGGCGCAATGGCAGCCCGGCGACGATATCGAAACCCTGCTGCGGCGCGCCGATGACGCGCTGTATGCAGCCAAGCGGCAGGGCAAGAACCGGGTACAGGCGGGGTAG
- a CDS encoding DUF3772 domain-containing protein: MSSFLRSIRARGPWWVLLLCTAFLLSAPVLAQDEDPTPKQQLADIDSSLKDVERKRGDAEATETLAMLSENASQARRDAEALEKALQPQLDRLNEQLAQLGTPAEGTTEPPELATQRRTLTKQRDGLAASVVQAKASAVRAQQLAADIEQQRTAQRTEELGQKVASPLSPALWSKVAERLPIDIARVAPLAEQGRDALVAGIRTHGWGTPLLGLLAALVMMFPLRLWLRALGRRFAASERAPDGRLRRSGLAMWLLLVGTLLPGYAVVVLMAALDAIDAIAPRLQVVADGLETATFRAAFIAALSACLLVPKRPSWRLLNLDDTAALKLRKYAWGAAALAWLSTVLVALDQATRTSDVTTVALDGLIALTYLGLIMAMLVTLARLHRRQTAEAEAKLEAQADGLGVSTPVRRSSWLVLARVAGNIAVVAAIIATLLGYLNFAKFVNQQLIGGSIVVLAATLLFKFVDDLSTWMLNADSKVGQTILLSTGLSVSRLEQAGVLLSAALRTIVVLLALLALVAPFGNIGAVVERFSSLFTSGFDIGGTKLEPVRIVLAVLVLLAGLAVTQLVQRWLTDTYLPKTELDLGARNSVSTVARYVGIIIAVIWALSAMGLQLSKLALLVSALSVGIGFGLQVITQNFVSGLILLAERPVKIGDWVKLGDQEGDIRRISLRSTEIQVGDKSTLIVPNSELVTKTVRNMTMGNNQGRIQIQFAVPPSTDVGNLRQALLDAYTAHTNVLKQPAPTVYIDSIAGGQITINSFAYVASPRQVYATRSDLYFSLLQILAERNIPLSTPTDIHITRDPQE; this comes from the coding sequence GTGTCTTCTTTCCTGCGATCGATCCGTGCACGGGGGCCCTGGTGGGTCCTGCTGCTGTGCACTGCCTTCCTGCTGTCTGCGCCGGTGCTGGCGCAGGATGAGGACCCCACGCCGAAGCAGCAGCTGGCGGATATCGATTCCAGCCTGAAGGATGTGGAGCGCAAGCGTGGCGATGCAGAAGCCACCGAGACGCTGGCGATGCTGTCCGAGAATGCCTCGCAGGCACGGCGTGACGCCGAGGCGCTGGAAAAGGCGCTGCAGCCACAGTTGGATCGACTCAACGAACAGCTGGCGCAGCTGGGAACGCCGGCAGAAGGCACGACCGAACCGCCGGAACTGGCAACCCAGCGGCGCACCCTCACCAAACAGCGCGACGGCCTGGCCGCTTCGGTGGTGCAGGCCAAGGCCAGTGCCGTGCGTGCGCAGCAGCTGGCGGCGGACATCGAGCAGCAGCGCACCGCACAACGCACGGAAGAACTGGGCCAGAAGGTCGCCTCGCCGCTGTCGCCTGCGCTGTGGAGCAAGGTGGCCGAGCGCCTGCCGATCGATATCGCGCGCGTTGCGCCGTTGGCCGAGCAGGGGCGCGACGCGCTGGTCGCCGGCATCCGCACCCATGGCTGGGGCACGCCGTTGCTGGGCCTGCTGGCCGCGCTGGTGATGATGTTCCCGCTGCGGCTGTGGCTGCGCGCGCTGGGACGCAGGTTCGCCGCGTCCGAGCGCGCGCCTGACGGTCGCCTGCGCCGGTCCGGCCTGGCCATGTGGCTGCTGCTGGTGGGCACGCTGCTGCCGGGTTATGCGGTGGTGGTGCTGATGGCGGCGCTGGATGCCATCGACGCGATCGCGCCGCGCTTGCAGGTGGTGGCCGACGGGCTGGAGACCGCCACCTTCCGTGCGGCCTTCATTGCAGCGCTCAGCGCCTGCCTGCTGGTGCCCAAGCGCCCGTCATGGCGGCTGTTGAACCTGGACGATACCGCCGCGCTGAAGCTGCGCAAGTACGCCTGGGGTGCGGCGGCGCTGGCCTGGCTGAGCACGGTGCTGGTGGCCCTGGACCAGGCCACGCGCACCAGCGATGTCACCACGGTGGCGTTGGACGGCTTGATTGCGCTGACCTACCTCGGCCTGATCATGGCCATGTTGGTGACCCTGGCGCGCCTGCATCGGCGGCAGACCGCCGAGGCCGAGGCCAAGCTGGAAGCACAGGCCGATGGCCTTGGCGTGAGTACGCCGGTGCGCCGCAGCAGCTGGCTGGTACTGGCCCGGGTAGCGGGCAATATCGCCGTGGTGGCCGCCATCATTGCCACGTTGCTGGGCTACCTGAATTTCGCCAAGTTCGTGAACCAGCAGCTGATCGGCGGCAGCATCGTAGTGCTGGCCGCGACGTTGCTGTTCAAGTTCGTCGACGACCTGAGCACCTGGATGCTCAACGCCGACAGCAAGGTCGGCCAGACCATCCTGCTCAGCACCGGCCTGAGCGTGTCGCGGCTGGAACAGGCGGGCGTGCTGCTGTCGGCGGCGTTGCGCACGATTGTCGTGCTGCTTGCGCTGCTGGCGTTGGTGGCGCCGTTCGGCAACATCGGCGCGGTGGTGGAGCGCTTTTCTTCGCTGTTCACCTCTGGATTCGATATTGGCGGAACCAAGCTGGAGCCGGTGCGCATCGTGCTGGCGGTGCTGGTGCTGTTGGCTGGCCTGGCCGTTACCCAGCTGGTACAGCGTTGGCTGACCGACACCTACCTGCCCAAGACCGAGCTGGACCTGGGTGCACGCAATTCGGTGAGTACCGTTGCCCGTTACGTGGGCATCATCATCGCGGTGATCTGGGCGCTGAGCGCGATGGGCCTGCAGCTGAGCAAGCTGGCATTGCTGGTCAGCGCGCTGTCGGTGGGTATTGGTTTCGGCCTGCAGGTGATCACCCAGAACTTCGTCTCCGGCCTGATCCTGCTGGCCGAGCGCCCGGTGAAGATCGGCGACTGGGTGAAGCTGGGCGACCAGGAGGGCGACATCCGCCGCATCAGCCTGCGTTCGACCGAGATCCAGGTGGGCGACAAGTCGACGCTGATCGTGCCCAACTCCGAGCTGGTCACCAAGACCGTGCGCAACATGACGATGGGCAACAACCAGGGTCGCATCCAGATCCAGTTCGCGGTGCCGCCCAGCACGGATGTCGGCAACCTGCGGCAGGCGCTGCTGGATGCGTACACCGCGCACACCAACGTGCTGAAGCAGCCGGCGCCGACGGTCTACATCGACAGCATTGCCGGTGGCCAGATCACCATCAACAGTTTCGCGTACGTGGCCAGCCCGCGGCAGGTCTATGCCACCCGCAGCGATCTGTACTTCAGCCTGCTGCAGATCCTGGCCGAGCGGAATATTCCGCTGTCGACCCCGACCGATATCCACATCACCCGCGATCCGCAGGAGTAG